The sequence TAATCTGATTGTTTTTCAGCCGCTATCAAAGCTAAATTACTCGTGCTTAGAGAAAATATTATCTGTCTATCTTTCTGATGCTAGTAAAACAACTAGTCTGGGTATTATTATAGAAGATAGCGTGATTATTTTAGAAGGAGAACCAGAGTCACGGAATCATTTATCAGAGCGGTTTACAGCGTTACAACATGCGAATATTGACAGCTTTGTTATTTCTTCCGAGTTCGATGTGGAACGTTTCATGCAAGAAAAAATAACTATACAGGACTTTAAAAATCAGACATTTTATTACGATGAATCACAAATTATTTCAACGAATAATTGGATAGATTTTGAGACGGAGATTTGTACCAGGAATTTAGTTGATGTAGATAAACTTGCTCTGTCTGTTAAAAAGGGTGAACTGAAACAAGCCAATAGCATGATTGAATTGTTCGCAAATTATTTAAAGGAAGATAAAATAGACCCTCATTTAACTAAGGGGTATTTTATACAAGTATATTTACTATTAATGACAAGAAATAATTCTAACTTGGATGAAAACAAGATTGAGATCATCAACCGCCTGGAATCATTTCAGCATCTTCATCAATATCGGTCTTTCTTCCATGATTTATTTCAAAGTATTATGGATAATAAACAGAAAGAAGTGCAATTCTCGAAAGTGGTAAGAGATATGCTGGATTGTATCGATCAAGAAATCGAAAATCCGGAGTTAACGATTCAATGGTTAGGACAGGAACGGATATACATGAATCCGGATTACTTAGGCAAATTATTTAAAAAAGAAGTTGGCCAACGTTTTTCTTCCTATCTAACCAATGCACGAATTAATAAAGCCGTTGAAATCATTGAAAATGAAGAAAATATTAAAGTGTTTGAACTAGCGGAACGATTAGGGTTTGGAAGTAATCCACAATACTTCAGTCAATTATTTAAGAAAATAAAAGGATACACGCCATCGAAAGTACTACGTTAGTCCACCAGGCAAGTGTTAATCAAATAACACTTGCCTTTTTGTATGCGCAGAAGTATATAAGTACAGTCATAGAAGTGATCATGCGGAACATGAAGAAGGGTTCTTATAATATGGATTATGTTAACTAAGCCTGTATTGGCCTGTATTGTCAAAGGGTAATTTTGATAGTTATAATCTGCTTAGAAAAGCTTCGGAAATAGGCCCCACAGGACGCGGAGTGGTTGGCCGAAGCGGTATCCTAGCACATAAAATATCTCGATATGGATGCTTGGCTAGCAATGGCTAGACATATATTATTGGAAGTTGTTTAGTATTTGGTTAGTTAGA is a genomic window of Gracilibacillus salinarum containing:
- a CDS encoding response regulator; the protein is MYKVLLVDDERTILDGISMLINWSQHNVQLIGKAMNGVEAFQLIEEETPDIVITDIRMPGLDGIGLVEKAVEKYPHIKWIFLSGYSDFKYAQQAMRFGVRHYLLKPCNESQISDSLVQVVSEIDEELKANEYLQNIQDEALKIYDYEHQEIMKKYFSYQALPGELQDQIKSVLKERFGNQMINLIVFQPLSKLNYSCLEKILSVYLSDASKTTSLGIIIEDSVIILEGEPESRNHLSERFTALQHANIDSFVISSEFDVERFMQEKITIQDFKNQTFYYDESQIISTNNWIDFETEICTRNLVDVDKLALSVKKGELKQANSMIELFANYLKEDKIDPHLTKGYFIQVYLLLMTRNNSNLDENKIEIINRLESFQHLHQYRSFFHDLFQSIMDNKQKEVQFSKVVRDMLDCIDQEIENPELTIQWLGQERIYMNPDYLGKLFKKEVGQRFSSYLTNARINKAVEIIENEENIKVFELAERLGFGSNPQYFSQLFKKIKGYTPSKVLR